The DNA segment GGCGAAGTCGGTAACCGGATTGGCCAGCTCCAGTTTGATCAAACATTATGACTGTGTCTTTGTAGGTTAAAGCCACATGCATGCCAACCACACCAGTGTTGTTGAGGAGCAGTTGCCACTGCCCTTTCCTCCCTTCAGAGGATCTCACATTCACACCATTGCTGAATTCAAAACAAACCAAGAAAAATAGGATAGTGATCATGATTTTACTACAAGACAGGAAGATTAACATGTTGAGGGTGATGGTTATTTGATTCAAAGGAGAGTCCTTTTTGTAGCACGACATTTTGCTTGGAGCCTACTTACTAGCACTCATGCACTTGAAACAGTGCAATCATTTTGGCAAAAGTTTGGTGGATCATAGAATGACATTTCAATGTTGTGTGAGATCCAATTGTATCGGACTCATGCAAGATTGCATTCagcttataataataatacaagttATGTGTTTCTTTTGTTCCACATCACAATCTTTTAATGTGATActcttttttgatttttgagagaaaatcgttcttttagtataaaatatatgtttaagaAAGGGTAGCTtcgaagttttattttatttttcaggatGGATATTATACAACTAAAGTTCTTACTTTTTTAAGAATGTcatattttttcactttcaaaatagataatgatgtgtgttttttatctgaaaaatcaaagataaatactaaaaatttataacaattcaCTCATTATGTTGAACCAATTAAACTAAACTTCTTTGGTAAATAGTGGAGTCTACTatatatttcacttaaaaaattaaataaatagttgtATTACTCTACCATTGACACGTGTCCACAATAGTATACTTGAAGAAAGATGCGATTAGTTGGTTGATTGAGAggtattaaatttattgaagCCTAATCACCTCATTAGGCAGTTATTTAATCAATCGGCCCACAAAGCAAGGGAACTTTGTAATTTACATATTTACATAATCAGTCCCAAAAGCAAGggcattttttatttactaaatgCGCAGAAAGTTAAGAGGGACAAAGACGTGCCAAAAGACTACCAACTTGTCTAACTAATCCCGTACCTTCGTTCACGTTCCCAACACTAACACAATAACATGAAAATTTCAACGGTGTGAGAAATTAACTCGTATGTCCTACCTATGTGAACAAACAAGAGAATGAAGAGATACATAACCCATGAAACAAGCCACGGAATCTAGAAGTATGGAACATTATATTGATGACTTGccacaaaattaatataataacaacACAAATCCAACTCTAGTATAAAATGCGCTCAAAGCATAgacttgaataaataaatatcaaaaataaaaaatatgtacaatgcGAAACTCTTTTCAACCCTTCATTCTCGTCCCTCCCTCATCACAAAGAAATTCGTCGGTGTCATACCTCATCATGAAAAGTCATGGACAAGTTTCAAGAGATCATCTAATAAAGTTTTATTCTAGTATCAATGGTACTCCTGCAAATGGGGCATAACTCAAGATCTTGTCCGCACTCACAGCATGTctgcaaattaataaaaatggcttatataataacaaatactAATAGGCATTCAATCATCTACAATGTAAAGCCTAGATTCCTTACCTGATGCCCGCAACCAAAGGCCATATCCTTAGGATCCGTGAGGCAAATGGGACAAACCTGCAAGGGTTACATAACAAAATGGTTTATATTTTAGAGGGTTGGAATTTTCATTAAATCAAGTATATGAAAATTTACTTTTGAGTGCCAACCAAAAATACACTTCCAATACGAGGATTGAGGGTAATGCCAAGGAGAAGTAAACATGCTACAGCAGTGACCACAAactaaagaaggaaaaaccaatAGCGAGAGAAATCAAAAAGAGTAAATGTACCTGATTATCAGAAGCAGAAGTTGCAGGAGGGTTCGTGCTAACATCATGTCTGCTAGATGGTGCACTGGGACGAAAACTGTTTTGACGGGAAGTTTTGGGGGAATTGAAAGATGCAGCACCATATAGAGGCGGTGGTAGAGGAGTCCGGTCTATATCTTTCCCTCTACGGGCACTGTTTGAAAAGTATATACCTTATTAGAGGGCTTCATATATAAACAGATAATGTATTCAATGCAGCAAAGCCTGTGAAGAAGAGAATTCAACATTAGTTACCCCAATATATTAAGCTCTAGTGTTGCCTTGTACTGGGAGGGTATTTCCATCAAGGCAGAAAGTGCAAACTCCGTTTCCTTTCTGGACTGATCCATGTTCTTTGACATTATTTCTGTGAAATTCACAAACTACAGAAGacgaaaaaataatagaaaagtcAAGTTTATCATTATTGGGAGCATATATAGTCCATGCTCAGCACAACTAACTGACAATTTTTTAACAGAAGATACATGCCTGGAAATTATCAAATGCTCGGGCAGGGATGTTATCATCAAATTTTTTCATCATATCCCATGGTCCATCTCCAACTCCAACTAATACGATTGATAAGGGATACTCACTGGtaataaacacattttttatgatgacaataaaCACAACCAAGATAAGGAATAAAGCAACACAGacagataattaattaattacctagCTTTCACAATAGCTTCtacagttttcttttcttgtgcACTCAACTGCCCATGCTCAGTGTCAACACTTCTCGTCACCTGTGACAAGTTGACAGTATTCAACATCAATTCATTTATCATACCTAGTCTCCTGCTACTAGATGATAGCCAATGGCAAGCATGATCACACCATGCCAGTATGTTGATAAGCTAAATATTATCTCTAAGATTCTTAATAGTTCAATATGAAAACTACAGCTGATTCTtactttaatttcaattttgtttagCAATTAACAACCAAATTTGACAACTAAATCATAGACCTTGAAGAGTTAATATAAAACAGGGCTTAAGAGATAAAAGCATCCAATTAGCCCATAATCTAACCTTGTTTCGAAATATATATTGCTTGTTGGGATATTAGTTATTTCCTTTTTTGGATAAAAACAAAGTTATGTGTAATTCCTTTTGTTGGTTCCCTTAACAAATTATTGTTTCTGTTTAGCcccctaaaataaaattctctAGCTACACCATTGACTACAACAGATGTTGCATTCACTTGGTTACTTGAATATAAAGAAGTATCAAGGTATTGTACTCCCTCCGGTCTTGATTATAAGCAAAAAAGGACATGCTTCAcacttattaagaaaattagttaacttcattaaatgtgttatttttaattaaaaatgaacacTTTTCCTAAACTATCCTTCATTGGAACTTGAtatcaagcataaaaaaaatctttggctTTATTAAATGAAGGGTATTTTGAAAAGAGTCTCATTAAATAAGACATAAGTAATTGagatttgcttatatttgagACCAAAAAATAAGGAGCTTTTGTCGCTTATTAGTTATATTCGAGACCGGAGGGAGTAGTATTTAAGAAAGGTCATGATTTTTGACACTGACAACCCCAATCCCCTACAgcctacccccccccccccccccccataaaAAATTCCTGTGCAAGTGTGCACACTATTTggtgtaaaatttgattatttgatcTCAAGATGCactcattaaataataataataaaaataacttccaaattcaattcaaataatCCTCAACCTGCCCATCTGCTATAATCACTAACACATGGTATTGGCCTCCACTTTGCTCAACTATGGTGATTGCCATCTCAATGACTGGGGCAAATGATGTTGGTCCTGCCATGAGTCAGGTAAAAATAGCATAAGAAAAGAGCTGATAACAAATACAGGAACAGAAAAGGAAATGAACTTAGACCAATGTTCCAAATACCTGCCAGTTTTAATTGAGGGACCAATTCCCTGTACCGTTCCAACACTTCTTCAAATCCATGACAAAATCTCTCATCAGGATAGAAACAAAAAACTTCCTGGTCATGTGTTGATGCTGCCAATATGAAAACCCACACACAATATAATTTACCAGGACAATAGATTAGATTGATGAATGTAATTCATAAAAATGTTTCTCAGTTACCATCTCCAAAACCAAAACAGGGAATTAAGTTATCCTCATCAAAGGAAGACAATGTTTTCCCAATGATAGATATAGCTTGTTCATATGGATTTTGTTCATGACCAATGTGATGCAGGCACCTCCTTTGAAATGACCTTGCACCTAATACAGAGGCAAGTTATTCGTGTTAACACaattacaaaggagaagaaatgAAGGTGATCAGTCAAACAAAGCAAAACCTGTCCACTCATTGCTCTTCGTAAAATCAAACCCAACAATGAGATTTGAAGACTCTAGGCCAGCTTTTGCCAGAGCATCAGTTACCTTCCAATATGTAAAATTACTTCAGAATGTCAcataaacacaagaatttaaaatgattgCTGGTGTAGTACCAAATGTTCGCAAAGTAATCTAACATTTACATCCTCCAGATAGAGCAATGACATGAAAGTATGAAACTAATAACTAGATACAAACATTAGCTAAAATAGATGATTCATGGATCAAAAGACACAGAAAACCGGCAGCaaatagacaaaaataaaaaggaaatcaTTTATTTAAGCAAGCAAATTCATTACCATCTTTACAACGACAATGTCAAGATAACAACTATAAAACTAGTTTCAACTTGTTCTAAATGATTCAAGACCTAAACTGAAATTAGGCTCTTGTTTCTCAAACCTAATAGCTTAGATTCAAAATACAAGGACAGTTGCATTGCATGCATTCAGTATAACCCTGGAACAGACTCTAAAGAGAACATGCACGCACAAGACCCAAATCATTCTCCATTTAAGCCATTTCATACATTGAGAATAAGGGGGCATAAAAAAGTTAcctgcttcaagctcttatAATCATCACCTATCCTTAAATACTTCCTATCCAAGCTCTTTACTTGTTCTGGAGCACGACCACCACTATAGCTCTGAGATGAATACCCATAATGCCCCACAGACCCATTATCTTGGCTTTGTGggaaatgaggttgttgataCCGAGGAAGAAAATTTGAGGCCGAACGTTGCCTAGAACGCCTCCGTTTTGAAATTGATCCACCCATAAATTCGTTATCCTAAAGAAACCCAGCAAACCCATTCAGCATTCAAACCAAATCTCAAGAACTGATATTTTTCCAAGTTAAAGTCAAATTCttgacaataataattaatagttaatataCAGTTCTAATCTGCATCTTAATCCACATACATTGGTTTCAAATCTGCTACTTTACCCATTATTCTTTCTGTTTTAAGTTTCTTTAAATCATGCTAACTTCAAAAAAGATCCCTACTTTGCAAAGTTAACAACACCCCACATGAGAAATTGGAAAGAAAAATGATACCTTGAAGGggctgagagagagagagagagaggcagTAGTGGGAGTTGAAGAGCAATAAGATGGAAGGTGGGCGTGTCAGTAGTATCAGTGTGGCAGTGATTGAGAAATGCTAAGAATAAGAATtggatgttttgatgatgatgatgttgttgttcaaTTGAGGTTGATGAACGGTGAAGGTCGTTTCCTCGaagtttctctctctttcacttTTCCTTGTCAATTCACCCACTTTAGGCAAAACATAAACTGTTTGGTGCAAGGTTGTCCTACCTCTCCAAAGTGACAAACGACGTTGCTTAATGAGGTGGTTGGTAATGAGTTTatcagtttaatttttaattaatttgaaattgagtTATCATTAATGATCATATTATTGAAAAGTCACATTATTGAAAAGTTTAGATATGAGAATAAgttgcttaaaattaaaatcaactttttGAAAGAAGATAACTTTGTTATCCTTGTGTTCTTCTAAAAGAACAGTTACTTTATCTGGTGTTGGATTTAAATAATAAGACCTCACAAGGACTCGCGAATCATTTGTTTGAAGACTATATCTCTCGTGTTGGGTTTAaataatagatcacaaggacTCGGTGCTTGATGGTATATTGGTATGTCCCTGTTAGATTTATAGAATATTTGGTGAGAGAAAATAAAGCATAGAAATAAGTAactgaaagtttttttttttcaaatagctAATACTCTTTTAAAGAAAAGGATTATGAACTCGCACTGTCATAAGTTAGTTGAGTTTTGtaaaattgtcttaaaaaattgtatcaattatgatttatgtctaacattaaaaattaacaatatatacagcattatataaaactaattttatttatttagttttataaattgaGAGAATAAATTATGTACTCATGGTATAAAACaagtttatttctaataaaaaattatatgataaattttttaatttttaaaataattatcttaacaaatataatttaattttagtctattaaaatttaattttagttttataaattgagagaataaattatttactcatggtaaaaaaatatactttaaaacaAGTTAATTTTAGTGTATAGctattaaactttaattttgatctCCGTTTGATTcctaattcataattttagtcttttagtttaaaatgtttacaattttgatctaattattaattctttatatattttatttattttattttagttcaattGAATTCTATATTTAACATATTCACTTaagatatcataaaaaataatttaattaatcaaaaaattaacatatgcaaaattaaagattaaattaaaaaaaattggattctTAAAATAGAGACCAATGTctaaaaaaatgactaaaattgacgattaaaaatgaaagaagaaaaaatttccaatttagaaaaacaaaaaagtcatcacattttgttattcacaaaatttgatccaaaatataaactataaagcaCTTCCTATATATGCCATTTGCTTTACGTTATCTCGTGTTAATGATATCATTTGTTTTCCACGGTAACAATACCCAGAAAAGTTTACCAGCCTTTCTTTATGCGATGGATTATTGTATgagcttcattttttttgttaaatattgtaTTCGTTTCGTGC comes from the Glycine soja cultivar W05 chromosome 6, ASM419377v2, whole genome shotgun sequence genome and includes:
- the LOC114416358 gene encoding E3 ubiquitin-protein ligase RGLG2-like codes for the protein MGGSISKRRRSRQRSASNFLPRYQQPHFPQSQDNGSVGHYGYSSQSYSGGRAPEQVKSLDRKYLRIGDDYKSLKQVTDALAKAGLESSNLIVGFDFTKSNEWTGARSFQRRCLHHIGHEQNPYEQAISIIGKTLSSFDEDNLIPCFGFGDASTHDQEVFCFYPDERFCHGFEEVLERYRELVPQLKLAGPTSFAPVIEMAITIVEQSGGQYHVLVIIADGQVTRSVDTEHGQLSAQEKKTVEAIVKASEYPLSIVLVGVGDGPWDMMKKFDDNIPARAFDNFQFVNFTEIMSKNMDQSRKETEFALSALMEIPSQYKATLELNILGARRGKDIDRTPLPPPLYGAASFNSPKTSRQNSFRPSAPSSRHDVSTNPPATSASDNQVCPICLTDPKDMAFGCGHQTCCECGQDLELCPICRSTIDTRIKLY